From Rhodanobacteraceae bacterium, the proteins below share one genomic window:
- a CDS encoding Sensor histidine kinase PrrB (RegB), translating into MFRFRQRATMSFSFDARALVTTIAWLRPCDAAGQALAIAVAVGWLRVRLPLAPLMIGIAALIAGAFVAFLRLRNPKPVREVEAFAHVAFDIFVLGWALYFTGGASNPFITLLLVPVALSAAALSGKTTAVVTALAAAVYGALIFFNVPLSDMPMHGEAFRLHLTGMTINFMVAVLLLAVFVGRMNASLNAQREAMRRLRERALRDESILAIATQAADAAHQLNTPLSTLRTLLPELERGREDDSMLRDDVRVMTGEVERCRDILRGMVEYGRQQLAGSTQETTLGDYVHDSADRFRLLRPEAEVSTDVAPELRDRPIAVQPALAHALLNLLQNALDASLRNGSHAVTLAATVDAGRIEFVIGDQGDGLSMSRTVSLPAVSSKPDGLGIGLALACSTVERMHGELHAHSDEAGTRVCVTLPLAGRA; encoded by the coding sequence GTGTTCCGTTTCCGCCAACGCGCGACGATGTCGTTTTCCTTCGACGCCCGTGCGCTTGTCACGACAATCGCGTGGCTGCGGCCGTGCGACGCGGCGGGCCAGGCGCTGGCCATCGCGGTGGCGGTGGGTTGGCTTCGCGTTCGCTTGCCGCTGGCGCCGTTGATGATCGGCATCGCGGCGCTGATCGCGGGCGCGTTCGTCGCATTCCTGCGCTTGCGCAACCCCAAACCAGTGCGCGAGGTCGAAGCGTTTGCGCACGTCGCGTTCGACATTTTTGTGCTGGGCTGGGCGCTGTACTTCACTGGCGGCGCCAGCAATCCGTTCATTACCTTGCTGCTGGTGCCGGTGGCGCTGTCGGCGGCGGCCCTGTCCGGCAAGACCACGGCGGTGGTGACCGCACTGGCGGCGGCGGTGTACGGCGCGCTGATTTTCTTCAACGTCCCGCTGTCGGACATGCCGATGCACGGGGAGGCGTTCCGCCTGCACCTGACCGGCATGACGATCAACTTCATGGTCGCGGTGTTGTTGCTGGCGGTGTTCGTCGGCCGCATGAATGCATCGTTGAATGCGCAGCGCGAGGCAATGCGGCGCCTGCGCGAACGCGCGCTGCGCGACGAGAGCATCCTGGCGATCGCCACGCAGGCCGCCGACGCGGCGCACCAGCTCAATACGCCGCTGTCCACGTTGCGCACCCTGCTGCCCGAACTCGAACGTGGCCGCGAGGATGATTCGATGCTGCGCGACGACGTGCGGGTGATGACGGGCGAGGTCGAACGTTGCCGCGACATCCTGCGCGGCATGGTCGAGTACGGCCGCCAGCAACTCGCAGGCAGCACGCAGGAAACGACGCTGGGCGATTACGTGCACGACAGCGCCGACCGCTTCCGCCTGCTGCGGCCCGAGGCCGAGGTGAGCACGGACGTCGCGCCGGAACTGCGTGACCGGCCGATCGCGGTGCAACCCGCGCTGGCGCATGCCTTGCTCAACCTGTTGCAGAACGCGCTGGACGCATCGCTGCGCAATGGTTCGCACGCGGTGACGCTGGCCGCGACCGTCGATGCGGGGCGTATCGAATTCGTGATCGGCGACCAAGGCGACGGGCTTTCCATGAGCCGCACGGTCAGCCTGCCGGCCGTCAGCAGCAAACCGGACGGGCTCGGGATTGGACTCGCATTGGCGTGCTCGACCGTCGAACGCATGCACGGCGAGTTGCACGCGCACAGCGACGAAGCCGGCACGCGCGTGTGCGTGACGCTGCCGCTGGCGGGGCGCGCGTGA